CCCGAACTCCAGGACCGTCATCTCACCGTGCTCGCCCGTCCCGAAGAGCACGACGAGGTCACCGACCCGGACATCGTCGTCGCCGACGTCGACCAGGAACTGGTCCATCGCGACCCGGCCGGCGATCGGGTACCGGCGGCCGCCGATCGACACCTCGACGCGCCCCTGCGCCCGGCGCGGCACACCGTCCGCGTAGCCGACGGGCACGAGCGCCAGGGTCGTCTCGCTGGTCGTGCGGTACGTGTAGTCGTAGGAGACCCCGGTGTCGACCGGGACCCGCTTGGTCTTCGCGACCGACGCCGTCAGGGTCATCACGGGCTCGAGCCCGAGGTCCGCCGCGGAGACGCCGTCCGCCCCGGGCATCCCGAACAGGTTGGCACCCATCCGGACCATGTCCTTCCGGAACTCCTTGCGTTCCAGGCCGGCGAGCGACGCGGCGACGTGCTCCATCGGGATGTCGAGCCCGAGGTCCTCGGCCTGCTCGACCGCGGCGTCGAACAGCGCGACGGCGGCGCTGTCGTCGTCGTCCGAGGACTCGGCGAGGTGCGTGTAGGCGGCGACGACCTCGATGCGTCCGGCGCGCTGCGCGTCGACCGCCAGCGCGACGAGGTCGGGCCAGGTCTCCGCGGTCGCACCGTCGCGGTGCAGCCCGGTGTCGACCCCGAGGTGCACGCGCGCGGGTCGCTGGTCGACGGCGTCGACGACGCGCTGCAGCTCGGCGGCGTTCGAGACGCCGAGGTCCACCGCGGAGTCGATCGCATCGCGGAAGTCGAGTGCCGGGTCGTGCTGCCACGTGAACAGCCGGACGTCCTCGCCGACGCCGATCGCCCGCAGGCGCAGGGCAGCGGGGACCGTGAGCACACCGATCCACCGGACCCCGGCGTCCACCGCGGCGAGCGCGATCGGCTCGAGCCCGTGGCCGTACGCGTCGGCCTTCATGATCGCCATGACCTCGACCGGGTCCATCCACTCCCGGACCAGGTCGAGGTTCGACCGGTAGGCGTCGAGGTCGATCCGGGCCCGGCGCAGCGGCGCGTTCACGTCGTCCTCCGTTCCACGCTGCGGCCGACCCGTGCGGCCACCTCGTAGTTGATGGTGCCGATCGCGTCCGCCCACTCCTCGATCGCCGGGTCGCCGTCGGCCGGGTCGCCCCAGAGCACGACCTCGTCGCCCACCTGGACGTCCGCGTCGCCGACGTCGATGTGCATCGCGTTCATCGCGACCCGTCCGACGACCGGGAACCGCCGGTCGCCGATCCGCACCGTGACGTGTCCGCCGGACGCCCGGTCGAAGCCGTCGGCGTACCCGAGTCCGATCACCGCCAGGCGGGTGTCGTGCTCGGCACGCCAGGTGTAGCCGTAGCTGACGCCCTCGCCCGCACGCACCGGCACCGTGCGGAGCACCGAGGCCGTCACGCGCATCGCGGGCCGGAGCCCGAGGTCGGCGGACGAGCGGTCGGCGAAGGGGCTCAGCCCGTACAGCGCGAGCCCGACCCGTGCGGCGTCCCGTCGGGTCTCCGGCACCGCGATGCTCGCCGCGCTCGCGGCGAGGTGCACGACCTCCGGCACGACGCCGTTCGCGGCGAGACCGTCGAGCGCCCGCTGGAACGCGGCGTCCTGGTCGAGGTCGTCCGCGCGGGACGCGTTCGACAGGTGCGACATGAGGCCCTCGACCCGGGTCCGGCCACCGCCGCGGGCGATCCGACCGGCCGTCGCGAACAGCTCGGCCCACTCGGACTCCACCGCGCCGTTGCGGCTCAGGCCGGTGTCGACACAGAGGTGCACGACCGGGACCTCGGCGTCGGCGGCCGCGGCGAGCTGGTCGACGCTCGACACCGCGGGCGTGACGTCGTACCGGGCGGCGCGGCGGAAGTCCTCGTCCGGGGCGTGCAGCCACGCGAGGATCCGGACTCCCTCGTCGATGCCGGCCTGCCGGAGCGCGATGCCCTCGTCGAGGTCGGCGACGCCGAGCCACTCCGCGCCGGCGTCCACGAAGGCCCGGGCGGCGTCGACGGCGCCGTGGCCGTAACCGTTCGCCTTGACGACCGCGATGACGCCGGACGGGGCCACCCGTTCGGCGACCGTCGCGTAGTTGGCGATCAGTGCCTCCCGGTCGACCGTGATGCCGGTGAACGCATTCATGCGGCGGCTCCCACAGCGATCAGCGACAGCGCCGCCACCCGGCGGTCGACCGTGATGCCGGTGAACGCACTCACACCCTGTCCCCTGCCCCTTCGATGACCACGAACGCCGTGGCGATCCCACCATCGTGCGACAGCGACAGGTGCACGCTCGACACCCCGCGCCGGTCGGCGACGTCCTGCGCCCCGCTCCGGAGCGTCAGCGACGGGTTCCGCTGGTCGTCGGAGACGACCTCGAGGTCCTGCCAGCTGAGCCCGGCGCTCGACCCGAAGGCCTTGATGAGCGCCTCCTTCGCGGCGAACCGGGCCGCGAGCGACGCACTCGGCCGCGGTTCGCCGTCGCGCAGGAGCTCCGACGGGGTGAACAGGCGCGTGCGCAACGCCGGGGTCCGGTCGAGCACCCGCTCGAACCGGTCCAGGTCGACGACGTCCACCCCGATGCCGATGATCATCGTGCGACTACTCGACGGTGACCGACTTCGCGAGGTTGCGCGGCTGGTCGACGTCGAGGCCCTTGGCCGCGGCGAGCTCCATGCCGAACATGTGCAGCGGCGCGACCGCGAGGAGCGGCTCGAACAGCGGCGTCGCGAGCGGGATCCGCAGGACCTCGTCCGCGAAGGGGAGCACGGCGGCGTCGCCTTCCTCGGCGATCGCGATCACCCGGGCGCCGCGGGCGCGGATCTCCTGGATGTTCGAGACGACCTTCGGGTGCAGGGACCGCTGGTCACGGGGGGACGGCACGATGACGAAGACGATCTGACCGGGCTCGATCAGGGCGATCGGACCGTGCTTGAGCTCGCCGGCGGCGAAGCCCTCGGCGTGGATGTACGCGAGCTCCTTGAGCTTCAGCGCCCCCTCGAGCGCGATCGGGTAGCCGACGTGCCGACCGAGGAACAGCACGCTGCGGGTGTCCGCCATCCACTTCGCCAGCTCGCTGACCCCGGCAGCGTCGTCGATGGTCTGCTGCAGCTTCGGCGCGAGCCCTTCGAGCTCGGCGACCTGCTCCGCGATCTGCTCGGCGGTCAGCGTCCCGCGCAGGGTCGCCAGGTGCAGCCCGAGCAGGTAGAGCGCGACGCCCTGGGCGATGAACGCCTTCGTCGAGGCCACCGCGACCTCGGGCCCGGCGTGCGTGTAGATCACCGCGTCGGACTCGCGCGGGATGGTGGCGCCCTGGGTGTTGCAGATCGACAGGACCTGCGCGCCCTGCTCCCGCGCGTACTTCACGGCCATGAGCGTGTCCATGGTCTCGCCGGACTGGCTGATCGAGACGACGAGGGTGCGCTCGTCGAGGACCGGGTCGCGGTACCGGAACTCGTGGGCGAGCTCGACCTCGACCGGGACGCGGGCCCACTGCTCGATGGCGTACTTGCCGAGGATGCCGGCGTAGGCGGCGGTGCCGCAGGCAATGACGATGACGCGGTCGACGGTGGCCAGGCGGTCCGCGATCGGGTCGAGGTCGGTGAGCGTCACCGCGCCGTCGTGCACGCGGCCGAGGATCGTCTTCGCGACGGCCTCGGGCTCCTCGCTGATCTCCTTCGCCATGAAGGACGACCAGCCGCCCTTGTCGGCGGCCGAGGCGTCCCA
The Curtobacterium citreum genome window above contains:
- the glmS gene encoding glutamine--fructose-6-phosphate transaminase (isomerizing), whose amino-acid sequence is MCGIVGYVGTKSSQEVLLGGLRRLEYRGYDSAGIAVVDGSHDLASAKKAGKLQALVDELAEHPIADGGTGIGHTRWATHGGPTDGNAHPHLADGGKLALIHNGIIENFAPLKDELLAEGVTFTSETDTEVAAHLVGRAYRETGDLTSAMQQVVQRLEGAFTLLVVHADQPGVVVGARRNSPLVVGLGDGENFMGSDVAAFVAYTQRALAIGQDEIATIRPEGVEVVHFDGTPANPEEFEVSWDASAADKGGWSSFMAKEISEEPEAVAKTILGRVHDGAVTLTDLDPIADRLATVDRVIVIACGTAAYAGILGKYAIEQWARVPVEVELAHEFRYRDPVLDERTLVVSISQSGETMDTLMAVKYAREQGAQVLSICNTQGATIPRESDAVIYTHAGPEVAVASTKAFIAQGVALYLLGLHLATLRGTLTAEQIAEQVAELEGLAPKLQQTIDDAAGVSELAKWMADTRSVLFLGRHVGYPIALEGALKLKELAYIHAEGFAAGELKHGPIALIEPGQIVFVIVPSPRDQRSLHPKVVSNIQEIRARGARVIAIAEEGDAAVLPFADEVLRIPLATPLFEPLLAVAPLHMFGMELAAAKGLDVDQPRNLAKSVTVE
- a CDS encoding holo-ACP synthase, whose translation is MIIGIGVDVVDLDRFERVLDRTPALRTRLFTPSELLRDGEPRPSASLAARFAAKEALIKAFGSSAGLSWQDLEVVSDDQRNPSLTLRSGAQDVADRRGVSSVHLSLSHDGGIATAFVVIEGAGDRV
- the alr gene encoding alanine racemase; this translates as MNAFTGITVDREALIANYATVAERVAPSGVIAVVKANGYGHGAVDAARAFVDAGAEWLGVADLDEGIALRQAGIDEGVRILAWLHAPDEDFRRAARYDVTPAVSSVDQLAAAADAEVPVVHLCVDTGLSRNGAVESEWAELFATAGRIARGGGRTRVEGLMSHLSNASRADDLDQDAAFQRALDGLAANGVVPEVVHLAASAASIAVPETRRDAARVGLALYGLSPFADRSSADLGLRPAMRVTASVLRTVPVRAGEGVSYGYTWRAEHDTRLAVIGLGYADGFDRASGGHVTVRIGDRRFPVVGRVAMNAMHIDVGDADVQVGDEVVLWGDPADGDPAIEEWADAIGTINYEVAARVGRSVERRTT
- the alr gene encoding alanine racemase codes for the protein MNAPLRRARIDLDAYRSNLDLVREWMDPVEVMAIMKADAYGHGLEPIALAAVDAGVRWIGVLTVPAALRLRAIGVGEDVRLFTWQHDPALDFRDAIDSAVDLGVSNAAELQRVVDAVDQRPARVHLGVDTGLHRDGATAETWPDLVALAVDAQRAGRIEVVAAYTHLAESSDDDDSAAVALFDAAVEQAEDLGLDIPMEHVAASLAGLERKEFRKDMVRMGANLFGMPGADGVSAADLGLEPVMTLTASVAKTKRVPVDTGVSYDYTYRTTSETTLALVPVGYADGVPRRAQGRVEVSIGGRRYPIAGRVAMDQFLVDVGDDDVRVGDLVVLFGTGEHGEMTVLEFGAAVDSIGEEVTCRIGARVPREYVGHEVEGRVGSWLRGDHHHRDHHRGDHQARGTHA